In Coregonus clupeaformis isolate EN_2021a chromosome 15, ASM2061545v1, whole genome shotgun sequence, one genomic interval encodes:
- the nudcd3 gene encoding nudC domain-containing protein 3 isoform X1, whose protein sequence is MASPMEMTELYDNALLGILQHVGNIQNFLQVYFGFLYRKTDFYRLLSTPNDRMGFPPGVAEKMVLKSFRLFERVAEQDRERQQREMQQRQEARVAPPALQELELQATEQPEEPRGERTEPAAQRESSASASGEPSALSSQASSSQASASIPQPHCSSMAQQSSHGDQAAASSASTDGQVMQQANPDSYNGAVRDTYSWSQDYTDVEVRVNVPKTVVKGRQVCVNMQPGSVRVCLKEGAGETVLMEGEFTHKINTENSLWSLEPGRCVVLSLSKSGEVWWSAVLKGEKEIDVNQINRERSMATVDEEEHAVLDRLTFDYHQKLQGKPQSHEMKVHDMLKKGWDAEGSPFKGQQFDPSMFDIPSSAVQM, encoded by the exons ATGGCGTCGCCCATGGAAATGACAGAGTTATATGACAACGCTTTGCTTGGAATCTTGCAGCATGTTGGAAACATCCAGAATTTCCTTCAGGTCTACTTCGGCTTCCTGTACCGCAAGACAGACTTTTACCGTCTGCTGTCAACCCCCAACGACCGTATGGGCTTCCCTCCAGGGGTGGCAGAGAAAATGGTCCTAAAG TCCTTCCGTCTGTTTGAGCGTGTGGcagagcaggacagagagaggcagcagaGGGAGATGCAGCAGAGACAGGAGGCCAGGGTGGCGCCCCCCGCGCTGCAGGAGCTGGAGTTGCAGGCCACTGAGCAGCCGGAGGAGCCgaggggggagaggacagagCCTGCTGCCCAGAGAGAGAGCTCTGCCTCAGCCTCTGGAGAGCCCAGTGCACTCTCTAGCCAAGCCTCTTCCAGCCAAGCCTCAGCCTCTATTCCACAGCCCCATTGCAGCAGTATGGCCCAGCAGTCATCACATGGAGACCAGGCAGCAGCCAGTTCAGCATCTACAGA tggtcAGGTGATGCAACAGGCCAATCCAGATAGTTACAATGGGGCGGTGAGGGACACCTATAGCTGGTCTCAGGACTACACCGACGTCGAGGTCCGCGTCAACGTTCCCAAGACCGTCGTCAAGGGCAGACAG GTGTGTGTGAACATGCAGCCgggcagtgtgcgtgtgtgtttgaagGAGGGGGCTGGAGAGACGGTCCTGATGGAAGGAGAGTTCACGCATAAGATCAACACTGAGAACTCACTATGGAGCCTGGAGCCTGGACGTTGTGTGGTg TTGTCTCTCAGTAAGAGTGGGGAGGTCTGGTGGAGTGCTGTGttgaagggagagaaggagattgATGTGAACCAGATCAACAGGGAGCGCTCCATGGCCACGGTGGACGAGGAGGAGCACGCCGTGCTGGACAGACTCACCTTCGACTACCACCAGAAACTACAGGGCAAGCCCCAGAGCCATGAGATg
- the mrps24 gene encoding 28S ribosomal protein S24, mitochondrial, with translation MAASLSCRSVISNALARVGTSICINSGTRALHVTAACCKNRAARIRVGKGDRPLTYEQALHPHHIGHRKGWLSQHTSNLQGEGGASDRTVEDVFVRRFLFGTFHNCLANEIVIKRRGNMLVVCALMLQKLPPQKFYFLIGYTETLLSHFYKCPVKMEVQTLEDKAVFKYL, from the exons ATGGCTGCGTCCTTGAGCTGTCGGAGTGTGATATCG AACGCGCTTGCCAGAGTAGGCACTTCGATATGCATCAACTCTGGAACACGAGCACTTCATGTCACTGCAGCATGCTGCAAG AATCGCGCAGCTCGTATTCGGGTGGGGAAAGGAGACCGACCACTGACCTATGAGCAAGCACTCCACCCCCACCACATAGGCCACCGCAAGGGCTGGCTTTCCCAGCACACGA gtaacctacagggagagggaggagcatcAGATCGTACTGTGGAAGACGTGTTTGTACGACGTTTCCTCTTCGGAACTTTCCATAACTGCCTGGCCAATGAGATTGTGATTAAGCGAAGAGGCAACATGCTAGTGGTTTGTGCCCTGATGCTGCAGAAACTCCCTCCACAGAAGTTCTACTTCCTGATTGGCTACACTGAGACGCTGCTCTCCCATTTCTATAAGTGTCCCGTCAAGATGGAGGTGCAGACCCTGGAGGACAAGGCTGTCTTCAAGTACCTCTGA